The Streptomyces sp. A2-16 sequence GCTGCGCCCGGTGTGCAGGCTCTGCGCGTGCTGGTTGGGCCGGAAGTCGAGCGCCTCGACCGCCTCCAGGACCCGCTGCCTGGTCTCCGGCCGCATCCGGCCGCTGCCGTTCAGGGCCTTCGAAGCCGTTCCGACGCTGACCCCGGCCAGTTTGGCGACGTCGGCGAGCTTCGCCCGCCCTGTTGGGGGAGAACCTGGAACCGCGGTCACGCGCAACCCTTTTCCTGGACATCATGGATGACGTTCATCCTGACATCGATCGCCGACGCTGACCAGCCTTGCTGATGCATCAGTAAAGACATGCGTCCCACCCCTTGACTCCGCCCAGTGACCTTCCTACGTTTCCGCCTAGAAAAACGATTGCGCAATCGAGTCGCAGCCGTCGAACACCACCTGTCCGGTTCGGGCCGCACCCCACCCCCTGTGCGTCCGCCCGCCGCTTCCCACCTACCTGTCCGGAGAGCCATGCCCCGCCCACCTTCCACCGTGCCCCCGCCCCCGTCCTCGGCGTCGCCCGAGCGGGGACACGGCTCCACAGGTCCGGTCCGCCTCGGTCCGGGTGCCGGGGCCCACGCCGCGCTCACCCCGCTCGCCGTCGAGCTGCGTGACGGTTTCTGGAACACCCGCCGCCAGGTCAACGCCCGCACCTCCGTCCCCCAGGGCCCCGGCCTGCTGGAGTCGGCGGGCAACCTGCACAACCTGCGCGTGGTGGCGGGGACCGCCGAGGGCGAGTTCAAGGGCGCTTACCCGTTCGTGGACTCGGACGTCTACAAGTGGCTGGAGGCCGCCTCCTGGCAGCTCGCCCAGCAGGAGGACGAGGCGCTCGCCGCGGACGTCGACCGCATCGTCGCCCTTGTGGCCGCCGCCCAGCAGAGCGACGGCTACCTCAATACCTGGTTCCAGCTCCTCAAGGGCGGCGAACGGTACAAGGACCTGCGCTGGGGCCACGAGCTGTACTGCGCGGGCCATCTGATCCAGGCCGCGGTGGCCCACCACCGGGCCACCGGACGCAGTGAACTGCTGGATGTGGCGCGCCGGTTCGCCGACCACGTCGACTCCGTCTTCGGTCCGCCGGGCAGCGGCAAGCCGGTCGACGGCATCGACGGCCACCCCGAGATCGAGACCGCCCTCGTGGAGCTGTACCGGGAGACCGGCGAGCGCCGCTACCTGGACCTGGCCGGCTACTTCGTCGACCGCTTCGGCCACGGACTGCTGGGCGGCGAGGCGTACTGCCAGGACCGGGTGCCGCTGCGCGAGGCGACCGACGTAGAGGGCCACGCCGTACGCCAGTTGTACCTGCTGGCCGCGGCCACCGACCTGGCGACCGAGACCGGTGACGGAGAACTGCGAGCCGCTGCCGAGCGGTTGTGGGCGGCGATGACCGCCGCGAAGACGCATGTGACCGGCGGGCTCGGCGCGCACCACGACGAAGAGGACTTCGGCGACCCGTACGAACTGCCCAACGAGCGCGCCTACTGCGAGACCTGCGCGGCCATCGCCTCGATCCAGTGGAGCTGGCGCATGGCACTGCTCACCGGCGAGGCCCGCTACTCCGACCTCATCGAACGCACCCTCTACAACGGGTTCCTCTCCGGTGTGTCGCTGGACGGGGAGCGCTGGCTGTACGTCAACCCGCTCCAGGTGCGCGACGGGCACACCGACCCCGGCGGCGATCAGTCGGCCCGCCGCACCCGCTGGTTCCGCTGCGCCTGCTGCCCGCCGAACGTCATGCGGCTGATGGCCTCCCTGCAGCACTACCTCGCCTCGGCCGACAGCGGCGGGCTGCAGATCCACCAGTACGTCGGCGGGCGCTACGCCGGCGACCTCGCCGGGACGCCCGTCGCGGTGACCGTCGGGACCGACTATCCCTGGCAGGGCGCGATCGCCCTGACCGTCGAGGAGAGTCCGGCCGACCGGCCCTGGACCCTCTCGCTGCGCGTGCCGCAGT is a genomic window containing:
- a CDS encoding beta-L-arabinofuranosidase domain-containing protein, yielding MPRPPSTVPPPPSSASPERGHGSTGPVRLGPGAGAHAALTPLAVELRDGFWNTRRQVNARTSVPQGPGLLESAGNLHNLRVVAGTAEGEFKGAYPFVDSDVYKWLEAASWQLAQQEDEALAADVDRIVALVAAAQQSDGYLNTWFQLLKGGERYKDLRWGHELYCAGHLIQAAVAHHRATGRSELLDVARRFADHVDSVFGPPGSGKPVDGIDGHPEIETALVELYRETGERRYLDLAGYFVDRFGHGLLGGEAYCQDRVPLREATDVEGHAVRQLYLLAAATDLATETGDGELRAAAERLWAAMTAAKTHVTGGLGAHHDEEDFGDPYELPNERAYCETCAAIASIQWSWRMALLTGEARYSDLIERTLYNGFLSGVSLDGERWLYVNPLQVRDGHTDPGGDQSARRTRWFRCACCPPNVMRLMASLQHYLASADSGGLQIHQYVGGRYAGDLAGTPVAVTVGTDYPWQGAIALTVEESPADRPWTLSLRVPQWCRDFRIRVGETVHDRSDAPVTDGWLRLERSWAPGDQVVLELGMEPRLTTADPRVDAVRGCVAIERGPLVYCLEQVDHPGGGLDDMVIDTTRPPAVKHRPDLLGGITTVVAAGHRRHIPEGGWWPYRTAEGAEAPEPAEPLELTAIPYYAWANRRDGSMRVWLPTS